Part of the Woronichinia naegeliana WA131 genome, CTTCCCTTTTTTCCTTGATATTGCGATAATCTAAGAAGGTCGTATCTCCGACTGATAGCATTATCTTATATTCTTCTACGGCGGCAGTTGTCATTTCACAGTGCGGCTCTATTATCTTGACAAAGTCTGTTTTCGGATTCCCAAAAATTCATAGGCCCTCTTTAACTCGTTTCCTCCCTTAAACACTTCTGATAAGGCTTTTCCAAACCCCTCACTTAACTTTTTCCCAATCGAGAAGGCACGATTGTTTAGCCTCTCGTCTCCCAATTCACAACTGGCAAAGTTTTTTGTCCACCATTCCAACATTTTTTGACCTGCCCTTTAAGATTTTCTCCATTTTACAGTCTCATACTCCCTTCATCCTTTGTTTTTGAAATTTGAACGATAAGCGGGATGATGGCTTCAGAATATTTTTTTCCTGTCAAGAGAATCATTACTCAAACCCTTGCCAGATAAAGCCTCTAGAAGTTTGCATTGCTGGATTTTGGACTTAACGGGAAAAGTCAGATCACTCGACCCAGACTAAATCTTCTCTTTCCCTGTCCGAATTTACCCTCTATGGCATTACGCACTCTTTCATCTGAGCGGGCCTCTTCCTTTTTTTCTTTGCTCACCTCTTTCGGTGGTCTTCCCAAGCGGGGACCACTCATTCTTATTCCCCTCTCTTTACAATAAGCTCGATTCGCTTTTGTTCGATATATTTTATCCACATGAACCGATTCGGGATAACATCCTCTCTCCTTTTTATATTCTTCTATTCGCTCTTGTAAATCTCCCGATTCGTTATAATTATTCCAACTCAATTTGTCTAAGAAGACAAAGCCATTCACACTACTTGCCGATATTTTAGCTCCAAACTCTACTGCTTTTCCTACTTTGCCACGCACTATTGGACGGATGTGAGGTTGGGTTATACTCACAATTCTGTTTTCTACTTTATTCGTCTTTTTTGCATACATCTCTAACTGTTGCTCATACACTTTTCTTATCGTTACAAGCTCTTCTTGCTCCTTTTTCGTTAGTTTTTCTAACTTGGCTCCCTCTTCTATCATTTTTTCTATATGAGACAAGTTTCTTTTTACATATTGTAGTTGTTTTTTTATTCCTTTTCTTCTTTCTTTTTTTGACACACGACGTTTTTTGACTATCTCTAGGTAGTCTTTTCTTGCTGCTACTCTATACGTTCTTGGCTTTTTTTTCTCTTTTCCTTGTATTTGTTTATAAAGCTCATCTATTGTTTCTTCTGTTTTTTCTCTTGCTTCATTCAATATTTCTATATCCGTTGGATATTTTATATCTGCTGGTGTACAAGTTGCATCTAACAATAGCTGTCCTTCATTTTCTTTTTTTTCTGACACTACTCCCTCGAACTTCTTTACCATTTCTTTATTAATTTTATTGATTAATTCCATTCCTATTCTTTTACGAAAATGAACCATCATTGACGCATTAAATGCTTCTTCGCTACTATAGCTTTCCATTCCTATAAAATACTGTAAATAAGGATTTTCTTTAATTTGTTCCACTGTTTCTCTATCACTTATTCCTAACATTTCTTTGATGATTAATGCCCCCAACGCCATTCTAAATGATTTCGCTGGTGCTCCTTTTTCCTCTGTGAAGTTTTTTGCATATTCTTCCTCATATTCTTCCCAGGGAATCATTTTTGACATTTTTACCCAACGATTTTCTGCGTCTAACTGCCCATCGAACGGATTTTTGAAGTTTTCTGGTGTCTTAGTTTCGTACTGTTGTCTTCCGTACATATGTTTTGCCTCCTTTTCCGGCAAGGTTTTCAAGCCATTTTAACCTATTTCCCTGTATTCTGCCTGTCCTTAATTCGGCTACTATCTTTTCTCCGTAAGAGTTTCAGCTTTTTTTCGGCAAGCCCTAAGTACTCTTTTCTTGCCACTTCCCTATAAGTCCTCGGCTTTTCTTTCCTTTTCTCTTTTATTTCTTCATACAGCTTATCTATTATTTTTTCTGTTTTTTCTCTGGCATCATTCAATATTCCTATATCCGTTGGATATTTTATATCTGCTGGTGTACAAGTCGCATCTAACAATAACTTTCCTTCATTTTCTTTTTTTTCTGACGCTACACCCGTCGCTTTTTTTTCTATTTCTTTATTAATTTTATTTATTAATTCCATTCCTATTTTTTTACGAAAATGAACCATCATTGACGCATTAAATGCTTCTTTGCTACTATAGCTTTCCATTCCTATAAAGTACTGTAAATAAGGGTTCTCTTTTATTTGTTCTACTGTTTCTCTGTCACTTTTTCCTGAAATTTCTTTGATAATTAATGCTCCTAATGCCATTCTAAATGATTTGGCTGGGGCTCCTTTTTTTTCTGTGAAGTTTTTTGCATATTCTTCCTCATATTCTTCCCAAAGAATCATTTTTGACATTTCTATCCAACGATTTTCTTCGTCTAACTGCCCGCCGAACAGATTTTTCAAGTTTTCTGGTGTTTCAATTGAGTACTGTTGCTTTCGGTACATCTGCTTTCTCTCTTCTTAATGCAATGGTTTTGAGGCATTCTACCCTATTTTCGTGCATTCTAGCGGTTCTTAATGGGTGTGACCTTTAGTTGATGAAGGAAAAGAAAAGTGTTAACATGGGATGAAAAGTGACAAAGAGGAAACAATGATGACAGCAAAACTAATTAATGTAGAGGGTTCAAAGATAAAAATAGAACTAACATTAGAACTCAGTCGTTCAATGTTGGATACAGAAATAAATATTCAAAAAGGCTTAAACGAAGTAGGTTGCATCGCCAGCAAAGAAGCCTTGAAATATTTAGATACAGATGGTTCACCCTTAAAAATCGGTGAAGAAATCTGGAAGAGTAAGGGAGAGCAACCGAAAGAATATCAAACACCTTATGGTGAGGTTATAGTGAATCGTCATGTATATCAGCGTTCACCTTTGAGGAAAAACGTATTGCCCCTTAGAAAGAGAAGCAAGGATAATCATAACATCAACGCCATTATTGGCAAAACAGGTATCCTCAAAAATGTCAGGGATGGCAGGCAAAGAGGTGAAAAATGATTTATTAGAAAATCATGGTAGAAAAGTAGCGCTATCCTATATCCAAAGATTGAGTGAAGCAGTAGGAAGTGTGGTACAGGCAAAAGAAGAAGCGTGGAGTTATGCCCCGCCCAAGGAGGATAGCCAAATTGCAACAGTGGGAATAGGATTAGATGGAACCTGTATGCTGATGTGTGAGGATGGCTACCGTGAAGCAATGGTGGGAACCGTTTCCCTATACGATAGTGAAGGCGAACGTCAACCTACAATCTATCTAGGTGCGGCACCAGAGTATGGAAAAAAGAGTTTTCTAGAAAGATTAGAAAGAGAAATTGAGCGAGCGAAAAACCGTTATCCAGAGGCAACATTGGTCGGGATAGCAGACGGGGCAGAATCAAATTGGAAGTTTTTAGAAAAGCAAACGGAAGAACAGATATTAGATTTCTATCATGCCTCTGGTTACTTAGGTGCCTTGGCAGAAGCGTTGCATCCGAATACCGTGTCAAAACAAAAAGAATGGTTGACTGAAAATTGTCGAGAACTCAAGCATGAAAAAGGAAAAGCAGGAGAACTGCTAAATCTGATGAAAGAAGTCAAAGAAGAAAAAAGTCATTCTAAGAATCTTACCGAGAAACTACAAGCGGCGATTACTTATTACGAGAATCATCAGCATCAAATGGATTATGCTGAATACATAGAGAAAAAGTATCCGATTGGTTCAGGTGTTACGGAAGCAGCTTGTAAGACGTTGGTCAAACAACGATTATGTTGTTCAGGGATGCGATGGAAGGAAAAAGGAGCAGGAATTATTTTGAGCCTACGAGCTTTGGTATTGACCAAGGAACGATGGAGTCAATTTTGGGCAAAACTTGATCAATATGGGTTCCCTGTAGAACCCTGATTACAACAGCTTTTATCAACTAAAGGTCGCACCCTTCTTAATTCGCCTACTATTTTTCTCCGTAAAGGTCTCAGCTTTTTTCAGCAAGCCCTAAATAAATCCGAATCAGGGTATGTAATTCATACCGACTATCTCCTAAAGATTTAACCAAATTAAGATGAACTAAACTATCCGTTAACCATTCCTCGATATCATCTTCATCGTCTTCAGGAAATAAGCCATCAATTAACGGTTTAGGGAAAGGAGCGAGAGCAAATAAACTGAGATACATCGCCAACCTTTGAGCATTGGGTTCACTCTCTAATTCTTGCCAACTCAGATCAAACGCCGCTTTAACACCTCTTTCTGCGGTCATTTCTGAATCAAACTTCGGATTTTTAATTAAACTTTGATCCGCTAAACCATTTTCTGCTAACTTTTCTCGAATTTTAGCAACTGTCCAATTGGTTCGCCGCCTCAATAATCGCGCCACTAATTCCAAAGCGAGGGGTAAATAACCCAAATCTCGACAAAGTAAATTCGCTTGCTCAAGTTGATCATTAATTCGGCCATCAGTCACATAGGAACGCAATAAATCCAGAGCCGCTTCTGGTTGCAATATATTCACATGAAGGGTTTGAATTTTGGCGGATAACTCCTTCAATCGCGTCGTAATAATGACCTTAAACCGTTGATCAGCTTGGGGCGGTAAATAATTTTTGATTTTTTGATAATCCCGCACATCATCAAAAATAATTAAGGTTTGATCCTGCTGATTTTTTAACCAACCTTGCCAAACAAAACGAACCCGTTCAACTAACTCTCCTTCTTCGGGCAACGTTAACCCTAAATGAATTTGAGCAAAACTTAAAATACTCAAACCAGGATCACTATCCGCCACATTTAGCCAACAAATCCCACCACGATAGGTTTCCTTTGACCATTCTTGCCAAGCATACTGCAAAGCCAACTCCGACTTACCAATGCCACCCATACCCGTCAAAGTGGAAATAGCAACGCGATCAATTTGCTGTAATTGCTGATCTAATTGCGCTAAAACTTCGGCTCGTCCCACAAATTGCGCGACACCACTATTCGGTAAATTGTGAGCATTAGGTTTATGTTTTCTTTCTCCCGTAACATTAAACGTATTGTGTTGAACATTACCGAAGCCATCCTGTCCAATCTTAATCTCCATAAAAGTTCCTATCTTCCTTGTAGAAATTGCTCTAATGTTAACCCAATATCACTGGCAATGACCCGTAATAAAGTCGGTGAAATATCACGCCCTTTATGAGAGGAAACCGTTGTACCCCGACCATCTTCATGGCGGAATTGCTTGTGGGAACCTCGCTGGCGGACTTCCACAAATCCTTGCTTTTCCAACAGACGAATGACCTCCGATGCTTTGAGAACAGGAATCTTACTCATATTAAGCAACGGCAATCTGTTGTGTGCCGACAAACTCAGCTTCAATCGAAATGTCTTGATCTTCCAATAACATTTCAATTACCTCTTGTAAATTTTCTCGTAACTCATCTAATGTTTCTCCCTGGGAATGCGCTCCCACAAATCCAGGCACATAACCGACATAGAGATTGGTATCTACATCCCTTTCAATGATCGCCGTAAAAAGTTTCATAAATTATCTTTCTTTTTTAGAAAATGATGATCTAAAATAGTTAAGTAGCTGGTTGCAATTAAATATAAAATGTAGGATAAGCATCCTGCCTGTCCACAGGCTAGAAGCCTGTTCTACGATCTGACAATTAATTAAGCCCACTTACTTACTCACAAGCTAAAAGTGTTATTTTGGCTATTACCGATTCCTGATTGACTGACCGTAACTTGCTTATTTTGATTGATCATTTGAATAACATAGGGATTAGATTCATTTTCTTTGGTGACTTGTTCCGCCACTTCCCGCAATTCTTGATCTTCCAATAAAGTGGCCATTACCTCAATCGTTTTAGGTAAGGCCGCAGGATTCTTGGCCGTCGCCTCTAATTGCTTCCATATTTCAGGAGACTTCACCACAATCAAATTCTTCAACTGCGCGATCGCTCCATCCAAAGACAGTTCACCAACACGGGTTAAAGCTCCCGTCAGAATAATCGTTACACCCGTAGCCAGTAGGGTTAAAGGTTCCATTATTCAACCTCGTTTAAAAAACTGTTCTTATTATAGTAAAGGATTGGGCGATCGCAATTTGCCCCTACGATTTTTGGGAAACTATTGTTCCCTCACCCATCACCTCCAGAGACTAAAGCGATCGCCTGATTGATAATCGCCTCGCGATCGACCATTGCCCCCAACTCAGCCGATTCATAATGTCCACCGAACGCCTCAGTCGCAGCCCAATCTAGAGCAAGAGCGTATATCTCACTAAATGTCTCAAACAATTCAGAATCAGCAATATATTTACCACCAGCTTTACGCCGCCGATTTGTTCTCTGAATTTCGTTAACCGCATTTTTAATTGACAGATCCCAAGATCTAGTTGTGCGTTTTTCCGCAGCCCGTTTAATCAAATGCAAGATGACAATCTTCGCGTAGCTAGAAATCTTGTTGATTTTGTCATCCTTACTCATTTCTGTCATCTCCTCCACCAATAACAAAGCATCGGAGATATTGCCACCCATCAGCAATGTCCGTAATTCTAACAACTCTTCCATACTTTTAACCCCTAGCTTCGTAGCCTAATCTATGGTTTGCTTAACTTTAAAAACAGTATCATCAGTCGCTTTCACATAACGGATCAGACATTTTCTTCGCTCCTTGTTAAAAAAACTGTTTTTATTATAAACACGCAATCAGGTAAACACAATTCGCCCCTACAAGTTTCGGAGATTACTCTGATAATAAAGCAAAAACTTCTTCACTGCTAACATTTTCATCATCAAGACCTTCTTCTATTGCCTTAGCTAAAGCAATATCTTCCATAACTTCATAGATTAAGTCAGTTAACGTTTCCCGTTCCTGCAATAACAATTCATGCAAACTTTCCTTGCAATAGTTTATCAATCAGAGGTTGCACCCAATCAAAGTTACTATGATCTCAATCGTTTCAGACGATACCGCCGCATTTTGATCCGCCCCTTGTAATCGTTTAAGAGCATCAGGCGACTTGGCCGCAATCAAGTTCTTAAGCTCCGCGATCGCCCCATCCAAAGATAGTTCACCGACACGGGTTAAAGCTCCCGTCAAAATAATTGTCGCCCCCATCGCCAGTAAAGTTAAAAGTTCCATTATTCAACCTTGTTTCAAAAACTGTTCTTATTATAGAGATATGAACAGGCGAACTTGCCCCTACGAGTACTGGGAAGCTGTTGTTCGCTCACCCATCACCTCCAGAGACTAAAGCGATCGCCTTTCACCCCACCGAACCCACTTTGGCCAGTAGTAGTAAAGACAGCAGCATTAAACAATGGGATTTAAACCGCTTTGACTGCACCGCGACTTGGAAATCTCCTCGACTCTACGAAAATATGAATATCACGGGGGTAACAGGTCTTAACGCGGCTCAAAAACAATCCTTAAAACAGTTGGGAGCCGTTGAACACAGATCTACTCGTTAGCTTCAAAACCTCAACGCTCGTCAAAGGTTCAGCCAAAGCTCATCACTCAAATCCAAACCGCGATCGCTTTCATAAGCAAAACCTATAACTGTGATAATGAGAAATATTGTTAAAATCCGTTACAAAGCTTTACAAATCCAAAAAAAGCCCCTATAGTGTAAACAGTCAATCATTCGTACCTTGACAAATACATACAGGAATCATAAACCAATGACAACGACCTTACAACAACGCGAAAGCGCGTCAGTATGGGAACAGTTCTGTCAGTGGGTGACATCTACCAACAACCGCATCTATGTCGGCTGGTTCGGTACCTTGATGATCCCCACCCTCTTAACTGCCACCACCTGCTTCATCATTGCCTTCATCGCCGCTCCCCCCGTTGATATTGACGGTATTCGGGAACCCGTTGCTGGTTCTTTACTTTACGGTAACAACATTATCTCTGGTGCTGTTGTTCCTAGCTCCAACGCGATCGGTCTTCACTTCTACCCTATCTGGGAAGCTGCTTCCTTAGATGAGTGGTTGTACAACGGTGGCCCTTACCAGTTAGTTGTTTTCCACTTCCTTATTGGCATCTTCTGCTACATGGGTCGTCAGTGGGAACTCTCCTATCGTTTAGGGATGCGTCCTTGGATCTGTGTTGCTTACTCTGCACCCGTATCCGCCGCTACTGCCGTTTTCTTGATCTACCCCATCGGTCAAGGTTCTTTCTCTGATGGGATGCCTTTAGGTATCTCTGGAACATTTAATTTCATGATCGTGTTCCAAGCTGAACACAATATCTTGATGCACCCCTTCCATATGTTGGGAGTAGCTGGTGTATTCGGTGGTTCTCTATTCTCTGCTATGCACGGTTCCTTAGTAACCTCTAGCTTAGTCCGTGAAACAACCGAAGTTGAATCTCAAAACTATGGTTACAAATTCGGTCAAGAAGAAGAAACCTACAACATCGTTGCAGCTCACGGCTACTTCGGTCGTTTAATCTTCCAATACGCTTCCTTTAACAACAGCCGCGCTTTACACTTCTTCTTAGGTGCTTGGCCCGTAATCGGGATCTGGTTCACTGCGATGGGTGTCAGCACCATGGCTTTCAACTTAAACGGTTTCAACTTTAACCAATCTATCCTCGACTCTCAGGGTCGTGTTGTCAGCACTTGGGCTGATGTTTTAAACCGCGCTAACATTGGTTTTGAAGTAATGCACGAGCGTAATGCTCACAACTTCCCCCTTGACCTCGCTTCTGGCGAACAAGCTCCCGTAGCTTTAACCGCTCCTGCGATTCATGGTTAATTCCTGAATGTAGCTAACTACAATCTGAATATTTAAACAAAAGCACTCTCTAGTTTCAGGGGGTGCTTTTGCTATAAGTAAGTGGGCTTAATTAATTGTTAGATAGTAGAACAGGCTTCTAGCCTGTGGACGGGCAGGATGCCCATCCCACGTTTTATATTTAATTGTAACCAGCTACTTATTGGATTTGAGCATTTTAGAATCTGGGAGGTGTTACATGGATATTTATACGATTAACTTTGATGGTATTACCAAGATTGACGATGAACAATTTTCTCAGCTTTGCCGTTACAATCCTGAATTAAGTTTAGAGCGGAACCAAAAGGGAGAAATTATTATTATGTCGCCCACAGGTGGAGAAACAGGGAAGAAAAATGCTGAGTTAATGATTGATTTTGGTCTTTGGAATCGTCGTCAAAAATCAGGACAAATCTTTGATTCTTCTACTTGTTTTAAACTTCCATTAGGGAGTAATCGTTCACCAGATGTGGCCTATATTCAACAGGAAAGATGGGAGCAATTAACCCAAGACGAGAGAGAATCATTTCCGCCGATCGCCCCTGATTTTGTATTGGAATTAATGGCTAAAACAGATTCTTTAAAGCGACTTCAAGAGAAAATGCAAGAATATATCGATAATGGGGTCAAATTGGGTTGGTTAATTAACCCCGAAAAAAAGCAAGTAGAAATCTATCGTCAAGGGCAAGAAAAAGAGGTTTTAGA contains:
- a CDS encoding NB-ARC domain-containing protein is translated as MEIKIGQDGFGNVQHNTFNVTGERKHKPNAHNLPNSGVAQFVGRAEVLAQLDQQLQQIDRVAISTLTGMGGIGKSELALQYAWQEWSKETYRGGICWLNVADSDPGLSILSFAQIHLGLTLPEEGELVERVRFVWQGWLKNQQDQTLIIFDDVRDYQKIKNYLPPQADQRFKVIITTRLKELSAKIQTLHVNILQPEAALDLLRSYVTDGRINDQLEQANLLCRDLGYLPLALELVARLLRRRTNWTVAKIREKLAENGLADQSLIKNPKFDSEMTAERGVKAAFDLSWQELESEPNAQRLAMYLSLFALAPFPKPLIDGLFPEDDEDDIEEWLTDSLVHLNLVKSLGDSRYELHTLIRIYLGLAEKS
- a CDS encoding Uma2 family endonuclease, giving the protein MDIYTINFDGITKIDDEQFSQLCRYNPELSLERNQKGEIIIMSPTGGETGKKNAELMIDFGLWNRRQKSGQIFDSSTCFKLPLGSNRSPDVAYIQQERWEQLTQDERESFPPIAPDFVLELMAKTDSLKRLQEKMQEYIDNGVKLGWLINPEKKQVEIYRQGQEKEVLDNPLTLSGEDILPEFILDLALI
- a CDS encoding eukaryotic translation initiation factor 3 subunit E; translation: MEPLTLLATGVTIILTGALTRVGELSLDGAIAQLKNLIVVKSPEIWKQLEATAKNPAALPKTIEVMATLLEDQELREVAEQVTKENESNPYVIQMINQNKQVTVSQSGIGNSQNNTFSL
- a CDS encoding DUF29 domain-containing protein; translation: MEELLELRTLLMGGNISDALLLVEEMTEMSKDDKINKISSYAKIVILHLIKRAAEKRTTRSWDLSIKNAVNEIQRTNRRRKAGGKYIADSELFETFSEIYALALDWAATEAFGGHYESAELGAMVDREAIINQAIALVSGGDG
- a CDS encoding transposase — its product is MLEWWTKNFASCELGDERLNNRAFSIGKKLSEGFGKALSEVFKGGNELKRAYEFLGIRKQTLSR
- the psbA gene encoding photosystem II q(b) protein, translated to MTTTLQQRESASVWEQFCQWVTSTNNRIYVGWFGTLMIPTLLTATTCFIIAFIAAPPVDIDGIREPVAGSLLYGNNIISGAVVPSSNAIGLHFYPIWEAASLDEWLYNGGPYQLVVFHFLIGIFCYMGRQWELSYRLGMRPWICVAYSAPVSAATAVFLIYPIGQGSFSDGMPLGISGTFNFMIVFQAEHNILMHPFHMLGVAGVFGGSLFSAMHGSLVTSSLVRETTEVESQNYGYKFGQEEETYNIVAAHGYFGRLIFQYASFNNSRALHFFLGAWPVIGIWFTAMGVSTMAFNLNGFNFNQSILDSQGRVVSTWADVLNRANIGFEVMHERNAHNFPLDLASGEQAPVALTAPAIHG
- a CDS encoding type II toxin-antitoxin system HicA family toxin; this encodes MSKIPVLKASEVIRLLEKQGFVEVRQRGSHKQFRHEDGRGTTVSSHKGRDISPTLLRVIASDIGLTLEQFLQGR
- a CDS encoding type II toxin-antitoxin system HicB family antitoxin — protein: MKLFTAIIERDVDTNLYVGYVPGFVGAHSQGETLDELRENLQEVIEMLLEDQDISIEAEFVGTQQIAVA